From a region of the Lactuca sativa cultivar Salinas chromosome 4, Lsat_Salinas_v11, whole genome shotgun sequence genome:
- the LOC111885128 gene encoding uncharacterized protein LOC111885128: MLICYNYKKPGHHWKNCRDPPASVVPHITSTIPVCYHCNETGHKKPECPKLKTGKGDRGTNPAIASSSKGTIMVTRGRAHQMTVEEPVITTTVADTYLLDSKPDVVMFDSGATHSFVSHMFINRLGRSIGKLAHPMVVDVVDNRTIYVTDVYRGCTLEFSGVEFPIDLIPIAMRELCVIVGMDWLDAFDAEIHCRKKQVRVRNPRGGELIIQGDIPRLAMASCSSAIALDDFPIVYDFNDVFL, encoded by the coding sequence ATGTTGATATGCTACAACTACAAAAAGCCAGGGCATCATTGGAAGAATTGTAGGGATCCCCCTGCGAGTGTAGTACCTCATATTACTTCTACAATTCCCGTCTGCTATCACTGCAACGAGACGGGACACAAGAAGCCTGAATGCCCGAAGTTGAAGACTGGTAAAGGAGACAGGGGTACAAATCCTGCAATTGCATCATCCTCTAAGGGAACCATTATGGTGACACGAGGTCGTGCTCACCAGATGACTGTGGAGGAGCCGGTGATTACAACGACAGTGGCAGACACTTATTTGCTAGATTCCAAGCCcgatgttgttatgtttgatagcgGTGCTACCCATTCTTTTGTATCTCACATGTTTATTAATCGTTTGGGGCGTAGTATCGGAAAATTGGCTCACCCAATGGTTGTCGATGTTGTCGATAACCGCACTATTTATGTCACCGATGTCTATCGGGGTTGCACTCTCGAGTTTTCTGGAGTTGAATTCCCTATTGATCTTATCCCTATTGCGATGCGAGAGCTCTGcgttatcgtaggcatggattggcttgatGCGTTTGATGCGGAAATCCACTGTCGTAAGAAGCAAGTTCGTGTTCGAAACCCTAGAGGTGGAGAACTTATTATTCAGGGGGACATTCCCCGCCTGGCTATGGCTTCTTGCTCTTCTGCTATAGCACTAGACGACTTTCCTATCGTTTATGACTTCAACGATGTCTTTCTGTAG